One region of Moraxella sp. ZY210820 genomic DNA includes:
- a CDS encoding ATP-binding cassette domain-containing protein encodes MNTLAFPHSSSAFFELQQAIFYCLRHYDYVIDRVAIQHILQQSLAPLFKQEHIQIGQVQSQIIQCLTALNISQVNILSQLEATHLPLIAHVPHLGWGVITQSITEQQYQFQQSQHTYQLDSSNFDVLISIKANDLIVTSSHQTSFSQFIRQQLISYRGVMGEAIIATFVINAFALAISLFSMQVYDRVIPTRNENTLIILASGVALVILLELVLKVARSKLMDKVMIGLDVKLSEHIYQRLLGIRLDLLPTSVGSMAAQLRGYEQIRSFYTSSTLFNLVDLPMGILFIVLIAMIGSVWVAAVPFIAGVIAVILGLTFRHFMDKVAKQGATYSYLKTGLLVETVEGMETIKSGFGQYKFLTKWTNIIHKNLKQDIEMKHLNDYLNYIVQTLQQLSYIGIVIVGSYVVMDGKMTMGAMIACSILGGRILNPIMQIPNLLVQSSHARVAKQNLDQLFQLKQDNDSQLKPLMPSQLLGHYQLKQIKYFYQQQQHPVLDIEHLNIKAGERIAILGAIGSGKSTLLKLLSGLYIAQQGQTLLDGLDIQQIHARLLQQKLGYLQQDHRLFQGTLRDNLLIGLAQPSDDELHHVLTRTGLMDFIQHHPKGLDLDIYEGGKGLSGGQKQLLAFSRLILTRPQILLLDEPTSSMDNRQEQRCIQLLNDELKRNQTVIISTHKMSILPLVNRIIVMERGKIIMDGSKQAVLDYFQGKRS; translated from the coding sequence ATGAATACGTTGGCATTCCCCCATTCATCATCTGCTTTTTTTGAGTTGCAACAAGCTATTTTTTATTGTTTGCGTCATTATGATTATGTTATAGATAGAGTTGCTATACAGCATATTCTACAACAATCTTTAGCACCACTCTTTAAACAAGAACATATTCAAATTGGACAAGTTCAATCTCAAATTATACAATGTTTAACCGCACTCAATATTTCACAAGTAAACATTCTTTCACAACTTGAAGCAACACATTTACCCTTAATTGCTCATGTACCTCATTTAGGCTGGGGTGTAATTACACAAAGTATTACAGAACAACAATATCAGTTTCAACAAAGCCAACATACATATCAATTAGATAGTTCGAATTTTGATGTATTGATAAGTATCAAAGCGAATGATTTGATTGTAACTTCATCACACCAAACAAGTTTTTCACAATTTATTCGACAGCAACTCATTTCTTATCGTGGTGTGATGGGTGAAGCAATTATTGCAACTTTTGTGATTAATGCATTTGCCTTAGCGATTTCCCTATTTTCCATGCAAGTCTATGACCGTGTGATTCCAACCCGCAATGAAAACACATTAATTATTCTAGCTTCGGGTGTTGCTTTAGTGATTTTATTAGAATTAGTGTTAAAAGTCGCTCGTTCTAAGCTAATGGATAAAGTCATGATTGGTTTAGATGTCAAATTATCTGAACATATTTATCAGCGTCTATTAGGCATACGTTTAGACCTATTACCTACATCAGTTGGTTCAATGGCAGCTCAATTAAGAGGTTATGAACAAATCCGTAGTTTTTACACTTCATCAACCTTATTTAATTTAGTTGATTTACCAATGGGTATTTTATTTATTGTACTCATTGCAATGATTGGTTCAGTTTGGGTTGCTGCCGTACCTTTTATTGCGGGTGTGATTGCTGTGATTTTAGGTTTAACATTCCGTCATTTTATGGATAAAGTAGCAAAACAAGGAGCAACCTATTCTTATTTAAAAACAGGATTATTAGTTGAAACTGTGGAAGGTATGGAAACTATTAAATCAGGTTTTGGTCAATATAAGTTTTTAACCAAATGGACGAACATCATTCACAAAAACTTAAAACAAGATATTGAGATGAAACATTTAAATGATTATCTCAACTATATTGTACAAACTTTACAACAGCTTAGTTATATTGGTATCGTCATTGTAGGTTCTTATGTCGTTATGGACGGTAAAATGACTATGGGGGCGATGATTGCTTGCTCCATTTTAGGTGGACGTATTTTAAATCCGATTATGCAAATCCCTAATCTTTTAGTGCAATCCTCTCATGCAAGAGTAGCCAAACAAAACTTAGATCAATTGTTCCAGCTTAAACAAGATAATGATAGCCAATTAAAGCCACTCATGCCAAGTCAGTTACTTGGTCATTATCAACTGAAACAGATTAAATATTTTTATCAACAACAGCAACACCCTGTCTTAGACATCGAACACCTTAATATTAAAGCAGGTGAACGTATCGCTATTTTAGGAGCGATTGGTTCGGGAAAATCAACTTTATTGAAATTATTGTCAGGTTTATATATTGCCCAACAAGGTCAAACGTTGTTAGATGGATTAGATATACAACAAATTCATGCTCGTTTATTGCAACAAAAGTTGGGATATTTGCAACAAGACCATCGTCTATTTCAAGGTACATTACGAGATAATTTACTTATTGGTCTAGCACAACCAAGTGATGATGAACTTCATCATGTCTTAACTCGGACAGGATTGATGGATTTTATTCAACATCACCCTAAAGGTTTAGACTTAGATATTTATGAAGGCGGTAAAGGTTTATCAGGTGGACAAAAACAATTATTGGCTTTTTCCCGTTTAATTTTAACACGCCCACAAATTTTACTACTTGATGAGCCTACTTCATCTATGGATAATCGCCAAGAACAACGTTGTATTCAATTATTAAATGATGAATTAAAACGTAATCAAACCGTCATTATCTCAACACATAAAATGAGTATTTTACCTTTAGTTAATCGAATTATTGTTATGGAACGTGGTAAAATTATCATGGACGGTAGTAAACAAGCAGTTTTAGATTATTTTCAAGGCAAACGCTCATGA
- a CDS encoding TolC family protein, producing MSYIQKVLYGILICPIAVNSYAIDFYNIEQLIELTLTQHPTIQSVQAEQQVSELQTTIAKAQRYPTLSTQSQYNQDKQLHHQINIRQTLWSGGQITADIQQAQYKNQASHMAVLEQKYHIAKNTIDVWQNYIQADSVSVIYKTIIQDLHRFKAMMQRRVQQGVSAPIELELINNRILLAQTQYDSALEQKRVAQLRLIYLVGHKPYQDHTLFHHNSNIKQILMQQAEADLTMIKHKVMYQYQDYTAQHPTSSKLDYQIKAQQKQLESVKAQRYPTIYTQWSHEYQPNATKHYDQSFSIGMTFNTGAGLSKWIEPQISTAQIESLKANQQANQRQLEENLQTQYQQFIHDYQQIKLLKLAIKDSQMVSESYQRQFLVGRKSWLEILNAIREHMDYQAQLIQFESSFLAQYFRLKVDLNMMTWQNEVTEHHQ from the coding sequence ATGTCTTATATTCAAAAAGTTTTATATGGAATATTGATTTGCCCTATTGCAGTCAATAGTTATGCAATCGATTTTTATAACATAGAGCAATTAATTGAATTAACCCTGACCCAACACCCAACAATACAATCCGTACAAGCTGAACAGCAAGTGTCTGAATTGCAAACAACTATTGCCAAAGCCCAACGTTATCCAACACTATCTACACAAAGTCAATATAACCAAGATAAACAGCTTCACCATCAAATAAATATTCGACAAACATTGTGGTCTGGCGGGCAGATTACTGCAGATATTCAACAAGCACAATATAAGAATCAAGCAAGCCACATGGCTGTACTTGAACAAAAATATCATATCGCTAAAAATACCATAGATGTGTGGCAAAATTATATACAAGCTGATAGTGTAAGTGTCATTTATAAAACCATTATTCAAGATTTACATCGTTTTAAAGCAATGATGCAACGCCGTGTTCAGCAAGGAGTTTCTGCACCTATTGAGTTAGAACTTATTAATAATCGTATATTATTAGCACAAACTCAATATGATTCGGCTTTAGAGCAAAAACGTGTAGCTCAATTACGTTTAATTTATTTAGTCGGTCATAAACCATATCAAGACCATACTTTATTTCATCATAATAGCAATATAAAACAAATACTTATGCAACAAGCTGAGGCAGATTTAACCATGATAAAACATAAAGTTATGTATCAATACCAAGATTATACTGCTCAGCACCCTACATCTAGTAAATTGGATTATCAAATTAAAGCACAGCAAAAGCAATTAGAATCTGTTAAAGCACAACGCTATCCAACCATTTATACGCAATGGAGTCATGAATATCAGCCTAATGCAACAAAACATTATGACCAATCTTTCAGCATAGGCATGACTTTTAATACAGGAGCTGGTTTGTCTAAATGGATAGAGCCTCAAATTAGTACCGCTCAAATTGAAAGTCTGAAAGCAAATCAGCAAGCCAACCAACGACAACTTGAAGAAAATTTACAAACACAATATCAGCAGTTTATACATGATTATCAACAAATAAAACTCTTAAAATTAGCAATTAAAGATTCTCAAATGGTCAGTGAATCTTATCAACGTCAATTTTTAGTAGGACGTAAATCATGGTTAGAAATACTCAATGCCATAAGAGAACATATGGACTACCAAGCACAGCTCATTCAATTTGAAAGTTCATTTTTAGCTCAGTATTTTAGATTGAAAGTCGATTTAAATATGATGACGTGGCAAAATGAAGTAACTGAACATCATCAATGA
- a CDS encoding D-alanyl-D-alanine carboxypeptidase family protein, translating to MWASRFFALTLGLVAMQNSFSAVLNIQPTSVNAQAWLIYDQQTQQIIAEHNAHKQHAPASLTKMMVAYIVLKDIQSGKLQKNQIVNVTPIVNQVQDDESQMELNVGEQVSIDQLLAGLTIMSANDAALLLAEYLGNGNMQNFIQRMNQEAQQLGMKNTSFTNPSGVTMEQHYSTAYDLNLLSLALIEQTPDYLNYAKQPTFNYKKIHEATNILLKRDNRIDGLKTGYTSAAGYNLALTATQSLAKTAQESSSTNPTDEQTTEQVNTAHHEITVGTLPLTQRRLVVIVLGTNSKAQRADISYKLLNLAFEYTQNVPLIQQYHTIAYLPIENSLNNRLAVYAPHTYNITASRYPQQNSIDLNQFNLQNMRIQYTENEQIINIEPLTHSPVNYRVIAKQKLIAPLQQQNFALADLEIIQNNQVIQTIPITQDVDIKAMNFLQRGIDNFCRGIIALYLNIKNAF from the coding sequence ATGTGGGCTTCTCGTTTTTTCGCATTAACGCTAGGCTTAGTCGCTATGCAAAATAGCTTTAGTGCTGTTCTTAATATTCAACCCACATCTGTTAATGCACAAGCATGGCTTATTTACGACCAACAAACCCAGCAAATCATTGCCGAGCATAATGCCCATAAACAACACGCCCCTGCTTCATTAACGAAAATGATGGTGGCTTATATTGTACTCAAAGATATTCAATCAGGAAAATTACAAAAAAATCAAATTGTTAATGTAACACCTATTGTCAATCAAGTTCAAGATGACGAATCACAAATGGAGCTAAATGTTGGCGAACAAGTGAGTATTGACCAATTATTAGCAGGTCTTACCATTATGTCTGCCAATGATGCTGCTTTGTTACTTGCTGAATATCTTGGTAATGGAAATATGCAAAACTTTATTCAGCGTATGAATCAAGAAGCTCAGCAATTAGGCATGAAGAATACGTCTTTTACCAACCCATCAGGCGTTACGATGGAACAGCATTATTCAACAGCGTATGATTTGAATTTATTATCATTAGCACTGATTGAACAAACGCCAGATTACTTAAATTATGCTAAACAACCAACATTTAATTATAAAAAAATTCATGAAGCAACCAATATTTTACTTAAACGTGATAACCGAATTGATGGCTTAAAAACAGGTTATACCAGTGCAGCAGGTTATAATTTAGCTTTAACTGCAACACAATCATTAGCGAAAACAGCACAAGAGAGTTCATCAACCAATCCAACAGACGAACAAACAACCGAACAAGTAAATACTGCTCATCATGAAATTACCGTTGGTACACTGCCCTTAACACAACGCCGTTTAGTGGTTATTGTACTGGGTACAAATAGTAAAGCTCAACGTGCTGATATTTCTTATAAATTGCTTAATTTAGCCTTTGAATATACACAAAATGTTCCTTTAATTCAACAATATCATACTATTGCTTATTTACCTATCGAAAATAGTTTAAATAATCGTTTAGCAGTTTATGCACCACACACTTATAATATTACTGCTTCACGTTATCCACAGCAAAATAGTATTGATTTAAATCAGTTTAATTTACAGAATATGCGTATTCAATATACAGAAAATGAGCAAATCATTAATATTGAACCTTTAACACATTCGCCTGTTAATTATCGTGTAATCGCAAAACAAAAATTAATTGCACCATTACAACAACAAAATTTTGCATTGGCTGACCTTGAAATTATTCAAAATAATCAAGTCATTCAAACCATTCCAATTACACAAGATGTCGATATTAAAGCAATGAATTTCCTGCAACGTGGCATTGATAACTTTTGTCGTGGCATTATTGCACTATATTTAAATATCAAAAATGCATTTTAA
- a CDS encoding M61 family metallopeptidase, with amino-acid sequence MQVHYQIEFDDYRQHLIHVTLRFLASPNQLLWLPTWIPGSYLIREFSKHIEQVKAYDEAGHSLKISKKTKNQWQLFNTDHELMTVEYDVYAYDLSVRGAYVDDTRLYVNPACVCMAVAGQEQDPCEVALFIPKALQHFTLVTGLKSHQFMQGRFTLTSQNYDQLIDSPFELAEHSRFEFNIKDGERDICHQFVISGKHQANLSRLQQDITKICQAEVDLFGSAPFDDYTFMTMATGNHYGGLEHTNSTSLITPRQDLPKIDEPDEPSADYQRYLGLCSHEYFHAWWVKFIRPESFVNYPLHQEGYTTLLWIFEGFTSYYDDLILYRSGVISQASYFKLLTAQINRYLQNDGRKIQSVSESSFDAWIKYYRQDENSNQAGTSYYNKGALVALCLDLSLRLHSSSLDAVLGQFYLNAQQAKQVNEHTIFEVCQQLTGQDWRERIQYLIDTTEELPLEQLLASFGIDYKILEKSALPFGLKLQEKPEGLLIQTAQRQGVASQAGLSAHDIIVAIDGLKATTALCTQLSKEKTTRSVKVHAFRRDELMEFDMPLGEHQLQDVELSIKDESLVAKWLSR; translated from the coding sequence ATGCAAGTTCATTATCAAATAGAATTTGATGATTATCGTCAGCATCTAATTCATGTTACTTTACGTTTTTTAGCTAGTCCAAATCAGCTGTTATGGTTGCCGACTTGGATTCCGGGTAGCTATTTAATTCGTGAATTTAGTAAACATATTGAACAAGTCAAGGCTTATGATGAAGCAGGGCATAGTTTAAAAATCAGTAAAAAAACTAAAAACCAATGGCAATTATTTAATACTGACCATGAATTGATGACCGTTGAGTATGATGTTTATGCTTATGATTTATCGGTGCGTGGGGCGTATGTTGATGATACTCGTTTATATGTCAATCCTGCTTGTGTGTGTATGGCGGTGGCAGGACAGGAGCAAGACCCTTGTGAAGTTGCCTTGTTTATTCCTAAAGCATTGCAACATTTTACCTTAGTAACAGGCTTAAAATCACATCAATTTATGCAAGGGCGTTTTACCTTAACCAGTCAAAATTATGACCAACTCATTGATAGTCCATTTGAATTAGCCGAGCATAGCCGTTTTGAATTTAATATCAAAGATGGTGAACGTGATATTTGCCATCAATTTGTGATTTCAGGTAAACATCAAGCTAATTTAAGCCGTTTACAACAAGATATTACAAAAATTTGTCAAGCTGAAGTGGATTTATTTGGTTCAGCTCCATTTGATGATTATACTTTTATGACGATGGCAACGGGCAATCATTATGGTGGTTTGGAACATACAAATAGTACCAGTTTAATTACACCACGTCAGGATTTGCCTAAAATTGATGAGCCAGATGAACCGAGTGCGGATTATCAGCGTTATTTAGGTTTGTGTAGCCATGAATATTTCCATGCATGGTGGGTAAAGTTTATTCGTCCAGAGAGTTTTGTCAATTATCCATTACATCAAGAAGGTTATACTACGTTGTTATGGATTTTTGAAGGTTTTACATCTTATTATGATGATTTGATTTTGTATCGTAGTGGAGTAATTTCACAAGCGAGTTATTTTAAATTATTAACAGCACAAATTAATCGTTATTTACAAAATGATGGACGTAAAATTCAAAGCGTCAGTGAATCAAGTTTTGATGCGTGGATTAAATATTATCGTCAAGATGAAAATTCAAATCAGGCAGGCACGAGTTATTATAATAAAGGGGCATTGGTTGCCTTGTGCTTAGATTTAAGTTTACGTTTACATAGCTCAAGTTTAGATGCAGTATTAGGTCAATTTTATCTCAATGCTCAACAAGCTAAACAAGTCAATGAACATACGATTTTTGAAGTTTGCCAGCAATTAACAGGGCAAGATTGGCGAGAACGTATTCAATATTTAATTGATACGACTGAAGAATTACCACTTGAGCAATTATTAGCTAGCTTTGGTATAGATTATAAAATCCTTGAAAAATCTGCTTTACCATTTGGGTTAAAATTGCAAGAAAAGCCAGAAGGTTTATTGATTCAAACCGCACAACGTCAAGGCGTGGCAAGTCAAGCAGGTTTATCGGCTCATGATATAATTGTTGCGATTGATGGCTTAAAAGCCACAACTGCATTGTGTACGCAATTAAGTAAAGAAAAAACGACTCGTAGCGTTAAAGTCCATGCATTCCGCCGTGATGAATTGATGGAATTTGATATGCCATTAGGCGAACATCAATTACAGGATGTGGAATTAAGCATTAAAGATGAAAGTTTAGTGGCGAAGTGGTTGTCGAGATAA
- a CDS encoding BrnT family toxin, which produces MSETIISSLYGMIFEWDKEKEHLSFQNHGVHFSEAITVFLDPYNIIDEDYREYGETRYITVGMSSHHRLLKVIWTDRDPNTRIISAWKATAQDKKAYEYNR; this is translated from the coding sequence ATGAGTGAAACCATTATTTCAAGTTTGTATGGCATGATTTTTGAATGGGATAAAGAAAAAGAACATTTATCTTTTCAGAATCATGGTGTACATTTTTCCGAAGCAATTACCGTATTTTTAGACCCTTATAATATTATTGATGAGGATTATCGAGAATACGGTGAAACACGTTATATCACGGTTGGTATGAGTAGTCATCATAGATTACTAAAAGTGATATGGACAGATAGAGACCCAAATACACGTATTATTTCGGCGTGGAAAGCAACAGCACAGGATAAGAAAGCCTATGAATACAACAGATGA
- a CDS encoding YchJ family protein, producing MLCPCQSHLDYTNCCQPLHLAQTTAQTAEQLMRSRYSAFVLQHIDYIIVTTAPAQQHLLDHTALLDWSKNTDWQGLDVIKHQANIDKNHSLVEFKAYFQQDGERCVHHELSAFVLIDSKWYFLDPTLPSVRTMKQPCFCGSSKKFKLCCGLYLN from the coding sequence ATGCTTTGTCCTTGCCAATCTCACTTAGATTATACCAATTGTTGTCAGCCTTTACATTTAGCTCAAACCACTGCACAAACCGCAGAACAACTCATGCGTTCACGTTATAGTGCTTTTGTATTACAACACATTGACTATATTATCGTTACAACTGCACCTGCACAACAGCATTTATTAGACCACACTGCATTATTAGATTGGTCAAAAAATACTGATTGGCAAGGTTTAGATGTAATCAAGCATCAAGCAAATATTGATAAAAATCATTCTCTTGTCGAATTTAAAGCCTATTTCCAACAAGATGGCGAACGGTGCGTACATCATGAATTATCAGCATTTGTACTTATCGATAGCAAATGGTATTTTTTAGACCCAACTTTGCCAAGTGTACGCACCATGAAACAACCGTGTTTTTGTGGTTCAAGCAAAAAGTTTAAATTGTGTTGTGGTCTATACCTAAATTAG
- a CDS encoding YdcH family protein, with product MFPEHRELISELRQNNAHFAKIFDEHNALDHEIIRLEQDPVTSGLEDIEVLKKKKLHLKDEIYQMILKAKAE from the coding sequence ATGTTTCCAGAACATCGTGAATTAATCAGCGAATTACGTCAAAACAATGCTCACTTTGCAAAAATTTTTGACGAGCATAATGCACTTGACCATGAAATTATTCGTTTAGAACAAGATCCTGTAACGAGCGGTCTTGAAGATATTGAAGTATTGAAAAAGAAAAAATTACATTTAAAAGATGAAATTTATCAAATGATTTTAAAAGCGAAAGCTGAATAA
- a CDS encoding AarF/ABC1/UbiB kinase family protein: protein MAGKRLLKIAGMTASIATKTVSNKIKSFTGNDEQKQQANHELFQQIGTQIAETLGEMKGAAMKVGQIASQYKDIFPPEVSKAIAKLQREAPPVEFKIIQQQVEKELKCPLNDIFSHFEPIPFASASIGQVHKAILKDGRNVVVKVQYPQVDEACKSDLKYIRIALRLMGVLKIDKQLQDKLFAEIEESLIAELNYEIEAHNLQLFRTFHQNIDPKVIIPEVLTEYSSHRVLTLSEELGENIQTASTWTQEKRNELGRRLLNAINDEIFVMQRFHCDPHPGNFAFREDGSVIIYDFGAVKSLEDSTIASFKRVLNAGNNHDIPRLEQELMELQCLTQAGQFPQDLYEQWIEILLRPLRQKYDFAENSSHHDAVELMKSSLKYWDLFKPSPYTLLINRTISGHYWNLIQLKVDDDLSDFFKRSLQ, encoded by the coding sequence ATGGCAGGTAAACGACTTTTAAAAATTGCAGGTATGACTGCAAGTATCGCCACTAAAACTGTAAGTAATAAAATTAAATCATTCACAGGGAATGATGAACAAAAACAACAAGCAAATCATGAATTATTTCAACAAATTGGTACACAAATTGCTGAAACTTTAGGTGAAATGAAAGGTGCTGCTATGAAAGTAGGGCAAATTGCATCACAATACAAAGATATTTTTCCGCCAGAAGTTTCTAAAGCGATTGCGAAGTTACAACGAGAAGCACCACCTGTCGAATTTAAAATTATTCAACAACAAGTTGAAAAAGAGTTAAAATGTCCATTAAATGATATATTTAGCCATTTTGAGCCTATACCATTTGCATCGGCAAGTATTGGTCAAGTACATAAGGCTATACTAAAAGATGGGCGAAATGTGGTAGTTAAAGTGCAATATCCACAAGTCGATGAAGCGTGTAAAAGTGATTTAAAATATATTCGCATTGCTTTACGGTTGATGGGTGTATTAAAAATTGACAAGCAATTACAAGATAAACTATTTGCTGAAATTGAAGAGAGCTTAATTGCTGAATTGAATTATGAAATTGAAGCACATAATTTGCAATTATTCCGTACGTTTCATCAAAATATTGACCCTAAAGTCATTATTCCTGAAGTGCTGACCGAATATTCAAGTCACCGTGTTTTAACCTTGAGTGAAGAATTAGGCGAAAATATTCAAACAGCGAGTACATGGACACAAGAAAAACGTAACGAACTGGGCAGACGTTTACTAAATGCTATTAATGATGAAATTTTTGTCATGCAACGCTTTCATTGCGACCCACACCCCGGAAATTTTGCTTTTCGTGAAGATGGTAGCGTGATTATTTATGACTTTGGTGCAGTAAAATCCTTAGAAGATAGCACGATTGCTAGTTTTAAACGTGTGCTAAATGCAGGGAATAATCATGATATTCCACGTTTGGAACAAGAATTAATGGAGTTGCAATGTTTGACGCAAGCAGGGCAATTTCCACAGGATTTGTATGAGCAATGGATTGAGATTTTATTACGTCCATTACGCCAAAAGTATGATTTTGCGGAAAATTCATCACATCATGATGCGGTTGAATTGATGAAATCATCACTAAAATATTGGGATTTATTTAAACCATCGCCTTATACTTTGTTGATTAATCGTACTATTTCTGGGCATTATTGGAATTTAATTCAGCTTAAAGTTGATGATGATTTGAGTGATTTTTTTAAAAGAAGTTTGCAGTGA
- a CDS encoding type II toxin-antitoxin system VapC family toxin yields MNKPILLDSNIIIYAVLPQYQNVRDYMSDFDWCASKISQIEVLGYHKIMVPEKELYHQLFTKIYLYDIDDNIIQKATEFRQTKKMSLGDAIILATAVIYKIPLMTRNSKDFDWIDDLTLINPFDAL; encoded by the coding sequence ATGAATAAGCCTATTTTATTGGACAGCAATATTATTATTTATGCTGTTTTGCCACAATATCAAAATGTCAGAGATTATATGAGTGATTTTGATTGGTGTGCATCAAAAATTAGCCAAATAGAAGTTTTAGGTTATCATAAAATCATGGTGCCTGAAAAAGAATTGTATCATCAATTATTTACCAAAATCTATCTGTATGATATTGATGATAATATTATTCAAAAAGCCACCGAGTTTCGCCAAACTAAAAAAATGAGTTTAGGTGATGCGATTATTTTGGCAACAGCGGTTATTTACAAGATACCGCTTATGACGAGAAATAGTAAAGATTTTGATTGGATTGATGATTTGACTTTAATCAATCCTTTTGACGCTTTGTAA
- a CDS encoding NTF2 fold immunity protein, whose product MTTEFKFDLEQAKKDRLVNTYNINFENMPITDDDIVYLCQHIATKQIVNVNLIGTQITDRSLEYLARFPKLEHLFANNTAIIGQGFYHFAGHKKLSTLWLENTKINDEILPLIAQIPNLDTLLIEGTPITWQGLLTLASHSHITPIARQQQFSDEQLAEFRHIQRQFNKKNKKEVDNDDLNNITTHLFTFFEAIHSWEKLAELDFNDEMIQNSTEIYRQYFTERWHDTQRMHLQEGGSYKDHKIVDSEYVSKNRLYLYTEDDSNTLHRFLFIRQADNSWLLDKMQIKFGYKWTTYNS is encoded by the coding sequence ATGACAACTGAATTTAAATTTGATTTAGAGCAAGCCAAAAAAGATAGATTAGTTAATACTTACAATATTAACTTTGAAAATATGCCAATTACTGATGATGATATTGTGTATCTTTGTCAGCATATTGCTACTAAGCAGATTGTAAATGTGAACTTAATTGGTACACAAATTACTGATAGATCCCTAGAATATTTGGCAAGATTCCCCAAATTAGAACATTTATTTGCCAATAATACTGCGATTATTGGGCAAGGTTTCTATCATTTTGCAGGACATAAAAAATTATCAACACTTTGGCTAGAAAATACCAAAATTAATGATGAAATTTTACCCTTGATTGCACAAATTCCTAATTTGGATACTTTACTAATTGAGGGTACACCGATTACGTGGCAGGGGCTTTTGACATTAGCATCGCACTCACACATCACTCCGATTGCTCGACAACAGCAATTTTCTGATGAACAATTAGCTGAATTTCGTCATATTCAACGCCAATTTAATAAAAAGAATAAAAAAGAGGTTGATAATGATGATTTAAACAACATTACTACTCATTTATTTACATTTTTTGAAGCTATCCATTCTTGGGAAAAACTTGCTGAGCTAGATTTTAATGATGAAATGATACAAAACAGCACAGAAATTTATCGGCAATATTTTACAGAACGTTGGCACGATACTCAAAGAATGCATTTACAAGAAGGAGGTAGTTATAAAGACCATAAAATCGTGGATAGTGAATATGTGAGTAAAAATAGGCTTTATCTTTATACTGAAGATGATTCAAATACGCTTCATCGCTTTTTGTTTATTCGTCAAGCAGACAATTCGTGGCTACTGGATAAAATGCAAATTAAGTTTGGTTATAAGTGGACAACATATAATTCATAA